One Panicum virgatum strain AP13 chromosome 3N, P.virgatum_v5, whole genome shotgun sequence DNA segment encodes these proteins:
- the LOC120667752 gene encoding F-box protein At1g70360-like — protein sequence MVMISPLHRVIDGRRWDAERLLGRLIVVVHAAFLDAGFVPLGAHGSRRSRRPGGSTVPKQAGRTASALSLRYGAPQLPHHRQGSEAAAVLRMLAHGRRHLVLYVKCDPWPVERCVLVDALAAAPLLTGGLDGTARALRRDARLAGLWRRLSDDLCRGALVDMCRRSGVALEPTFMSLPGDAKAAVLARLASGADLASVERVCTGLRRLVAERDRQLWKPRYDALALRAAS from the coding sequence ATGGTGATGATCTCTCCCCTCCACAGGGTGATCGACGGTCGCCGGTGGGACGCCGAGCGCCTCCTCGGCCGCCTCATCGTCGTCGTCCACGCCGCGTTCCTCGACGCCGGCTTCGTGCCCTTGGGCGCCCACGGATCCCGGCGATCCCGAAGGCCTGGTGGTAGCACGGTTCCGAAGCAGGCGGGCAGGACAGCGTCGGCTCTCTCGCTCCGGTACGGCGCACCGCAGCTGCCGCACCACCGGCAGGGctcggaggccgccgccgtgctgagGATGCTGGCGCACGGGCGGAGGCACCTCGTCCTCTACGTCAAGTGCGACCCGTGGCCGGTGGAGCGCTGCGTGCTGGTCGACGCGCTCGCTGCCGCGCCGCTCCTGACGGGCGGCCTGGACGGCACGGCGCGCGCCCTGAGGAGGGACGCGAGGCTGGCGGGGCTCTGGCGGCGGCTCTCCGACGACCTGTGCCGCGGCGCCCTCGTCGACATGTGCCGCAGGAGCGGCGTCGCTCTGGAGCCCACGTTCATGTCGCTCCCCGGCGACGCCAAGGCGGCGGTCCTGGCGCGGCTCGCGAGCGGCGCGGACCTCGCGAGCGTCGAGCGCGTGTGCACGGGGCTGAGACGCCTCGTCGCCGAGCGTGACCGCCAGCTCTGGAAGCCCAGGTACGACGCGCTCGCGCTGCGCGCCGCGTCCTGA
- the LOC120665719 gene encoding thiamine pyrophosphokinase 3-like, producing the protein MAIAPTPPPPPPQRPTMRHSSAFLLPPPSPSPGGGSADAATVALVVLNQPLPRFAPLLWSRAALRVCADGGANRVFDGMLELLPGQGAGEVCARYKPDVIKGDMDSVRPQVKEYYSNLGTKIVDESHDQDTTDLHKCISFVAKNSTVADKSNLCILVLGALGGRFDHEMGNINVLHIFPNINIILLSNDCLIFLLPKTHTHEIHVERSIEGPHCGLIPIGMPSTSTTTTGLQWNLDNTSMSYGGLIRTSNIVEEDKVTVTSDSDLIWTMSLQN; encoded by the exons ATGGCAAtcgctcccacgccgccgccgccgccgccgcagcggccgaCGATGCGCCACTCCTCCGcgttcctcctcccgccgccctccccgtcccctggcggcggcagcgccgacgccgccaccgtcgcTCTCGTCGTCCTCAACCAGCCGCTGCCCCGCTTCGCGCCCCTCCTGTGGTCCCGCG CGGCGCTGCGGGTatgcgccgacggcggcgccaaCCGCGTCTTCGACGGCAtgctggagctgctcccaggCCAGGGCGCCGGCGAGGTCTGCGCGAG GTACAAGCCAGATGTAATCAAAGGGGATATGGATTCAGTAAGACCACAAGTGAAGGAATATTATTCCAACTTG GGTACCAAAATAGTTGATGAGTCACATGATCAGGACACCACTGATTTACACAAGTGTATATCTTTTGTAGCTAAGAATTCAACTGTTGCAGACAAATCTAAT CTCTGCATCCTTGTCCTTGGTGCATTAGGAGGAAGGTTTGATCATGAGATGGGAAATATCAATGTACTTCATATATTTCCAAACATCAATATCATCCTCCTATCGAATGATTGTCTGATCTTTCTCCTCCCAAAAACACACACCCATGAGATCCACGTTGAACGGTCGATCGAAGGCCCCCACTGTGGGTTGATCCCAATTGGGATgccgtcaactagcaccacgaCCACTGGACTACAGTGGAATTTAG ACAATACCAGCATGAGCTACGGAGGATTGATCAGAACGTCAAATATCGTGGAAGAGGATAAGGTGACGGTCACCTCGGATTCTGATCTTATCTGGACAATGTCGCTCCAGAACTGA